Part of the Chloroflexota bacterium genome is shown below.
CGCCTCAGGGCGAGAGATTCGCTAGTCTTGGGGTGCAGGGAAGGAGCTGCGTGTTTAGCAGGCTACAATGAAAGGGATGGGGATGGCTACTGCTCTATTCGCGCCAACGCCTGCTCCGGTGTCAATGCTTTTCTGCGCTTTTTGTTCGTCGCGCGGCAGTAGGAACTGCCTGCTTCTTTCAGAAAAAGTTTGCCTTAGCGGTTATGCGCGCATCGCCCGTTACCGAGCGCGAAATGCGTCCCGTATCGGCGCATCCTCGAAGATGAAGCTGCTCGGCACATCGCCGCTGACGGCGTAGTTGTACAGCGCGGCTTTGTATATGCCTTCCAGCGTGGAGAACAATAGCGCAACTGCGATTACCAGCGCTGCTCCTATGATAATCGCTAGAATCGCCCCTGCAGAGCCCAAAGGCGATAGAATGAAGAACAGCAGCACCCCTATGCCAACGGCGACCAGGAAGGCTATGAACGCCACAATGCCTAGTCCGAAGTTGGCGACTACTTGGTCACCCCAGGTGCTGCGTATCATCGAAAGCGATCCCTTGAACGCATCGCCAAATTTCCTGCGCTCGATGACTATCAGCGGAACTACGAAGAACGTGAGCAGCGTCCATGCCGCGCCCAACAGCGCGACGACGATTTGGGAGACGATGCCCAATACGCCGCCCCGCTCGCGCGCCTGCCCAGCCAGTATGTTCAGAATTAACCCGACTGTTCCTGCTACCACAGCCCAGAGGAATATCGAGATGATGCGATTTGACGCTCCGCGCAAACCTGAACGGATGGTGGGATCGCCCCCGGTCAGCCGCTCATGCGCCGCAAACACGAGCGCGCTATTGAAAAAGATAATGACGAAGTACGCCAAGATATAGAACGCAATGGCGATGATGATGTCTCCGAAGCCAAGAGCGCCCGCGCCGATGCGATCGACTGCGCCGATGCCAATTCCGACGCCCATAAATGTCAGAATTACTACGATTACGCCGATGGAAGAAAATACAGGGAAGAGTACGAGTTCCTTGTCTGCCGCGAGAACTCGGAGGCAAAGCTTGAAGAGCTGAAAACTTCTTTTAATGGTGTCAAACATGGTCATACTCCTAAATGCTCTTGCCATATTGAGACGCGCTTTACTCGATACGCGAGCGACTTATGGATATGCGTCGCGGAATCGATTCTTCGATGCCTGCTTCTGTGTCGGCGCGCGCTCTGCATATCAGCCATGCCATAAACCGATTTGGCGCTGATTTTGGGACATTCACAGACTTACTGTCGATGCTGGTGGGAGATTGCTATCTCTGTATCACTCCGCATGCCACACGGCCGCCGGCGCCGGCGTCTATGCCGTAGGTGTCCGGCTTTTCGTGGACGATGATGGCGGAGCCGTCCGTGTCGAGGATGGATGTGTCGCCGCTGCCGAGACTGATGGCGGGGACTAGGTGGTCGGCGCGTGCGTTGCCGCCCGCGCCGGCGTATATGTTCGGCATGTCGCCGGCGTGGAAGCCTGATTCAGGGTAGTAGCCGTGCGTCCTGTCGCCCGGATTGAAGTGATCGCCGGCAGCGCTGAAGTCGGGCGAGCAGCTACCGAACTCGTGGATGTGGAACCCGTGTCCGCCAGGTTCCAGTCCGCTGACATCTGCGGACACTAGCACGCCGTGCGGCGTTTGTGTGAACGACACTGTGCCCATCGCCTCGCCATCTGGACCGGATAGAATCGCCGTCGCGGTAGCGCCGATTTCCGTTGGGCCCGAGCTTGTATCCGTTATTGCGGTGCATGCTGCCGATGCGACGAGCGCGAGTGTGAATAGGGCGATGCCTATCAGTCTGTGAACCTTTTTGCTCATACATAGCCTCTTTCTTGCTGTTATATGCGCCTAGCTAATCAGAAGGATAACTCGGAAACTTGCTTGTGCGCGTGGTCATAGAAGGGGCAAAAAAGGGCGTTCCCCATACTGGAGAACGCCCCGCACGCTAGATTGGTCCAACCGGACATTCGACTGCGCCCTTGCCCTTACTCAGAGCCACTATATCATAAGTGTCAATGCTTGCTAGTCTGCGACTGCCGCCACATCCTCAGCGAACTCCGGCATGACTTCGGACGCGAACATCTCGATGCAGCGGAGGGATTTGTCGAGGTCGAGGCCGGCTGCGCCGAATTTGCCGAATATGCGGTTGATGCCTTTGGATCGGAGGACTTCGATGCGCTCGCAGACGACCTCCGGTGTGCCGATGAGAGGCAGGATGCCCTCTTCGCGGGCGCGCCGACCGGCTTCGAGCCTGTCGCGGTCGCGGTGAACCCAGTGCTTGTAGTTGTCGGGGATGTTACCGTTTTTGTCGGCAGGGTTGCCCACGCGGTAGAACTCGGCGTTGATGCTGTCTTCCAAACCGCGAATGTCGCCCTCCGCCTCTTCCATCGTGGGCGCGACGTAGATGTTCGTGCTTACGGGCAGGTCGATGTGCTCGTGCGGATTGCCGTAGTGTTCCATGCGCTCGTGCCACAGATTGACGACCTGCGGGGTCTGTCCGAGCGTGGTCGTCGGTCCGCCCACGATGATGGGCAAGCCGCGCTTCGCCGCGTTGTCCACGCTTTCGGGGCTGGTGCTGACGGCGATGTAGATGGGCGGGCCCGGCTTCTGCACCGGCTTGGGGATGACCCAGATGTCTTGGAAGTCCACGAACTCGCCTTTGAAGGTGGTCGTGCCTTCGTCCGCCCAGCATTGCTGTATCACATCCAGGTACTCGTTGAACATCTCGCGGGAATGGGCGATGTCCACGCCCAGCCCGTGGAAT
Proteins encoded:
- a CDS encoding superoxide dismutase family protein, whose protein sequence is MSKKVHRLIGIALFTLALVASAACTAITDTSSGPTEIGATATAILSGPDGEAMGTVSFTQTPHGVLVSADVSGLEPGGHGFHIHEFGSCSPDFSAAGDHFNPGDRTHGYYPESGFHAGDMPNIYAGAGGNARADHLVPAISLGSGDTSILDTDGSAIIVHEKPDTYGIDAGAGGRVACGVIQR
- a CDS encoding LLM class flavin-dependent oxidoreductase, which gives rise to MLVKERLMRFGMFDILRWHEDWSAESAFDASLEQIVLADKLGIQDIWLGEHHFSRHGILSGIFSFLGAVAAKTENARLGTAIIVLPFHNPVLVAEEAAIIDIISNGRFNLGVGAGYQAQEFHGLGVDIAHSREMFNEYLDVIQQCWADEGTTTFKGEFVDFQDIWVIPKPVQKPGPPIYIAVSTSPESVDNAAKRGLPIIVGGPTTTLGQTPQVVNLWHERMEHYGNPHEHIDLPVSTNIYVAPTMEEAEGDIRGLEDSINAEFYRVGNPADKNGNIPDNYKHWVHRDRDRLEAGRRAREEGILPLIGTPEVVCERIEVLRSKGINRIFGKFGAAGLDLDKSLRCIEMFASEVMPEFAEDVAAVAD